In Hevea brasiliensis isolate MT/VB/25A 57/8 chromosome 13, ASM3005281v1, whole genome shotgun sequence, a single genomic region encodes these proteins:
- the LOC110635636 gene encoding uncharacterized protein LOC110635636, whose protein sequence is MQETELHDLSDDADYAASIQQGSASVMMRSNSSKRSSSSEPEGAEVVYLKDNVAIHPTQFASERISGRLKLIKQGSSLFMTWIPYKGQTSNARLSEKDRNLYTIRAVPFTDVRSIRRHTPTLGWQYIIVVLSSGLAFPPLYFYNGGVKEFLATIKQHVFIVRSLEDANVFLVNDFQNPLQRTLSSLELPRAIPMASGASAFASVGGSPPYENQESADWDANNESSSISQNVRRQRQKSNDPARDLSIQVLEKFSLVTRFARETTSQLFRENQNNGFGAVERKNYSHSSLDIPQRVPKDPEEVPNQSPVPSDPLEFDKLTLVWGKPRQPPLGSKEWASFLDSEGRVMDSKALRKRIFYGGVEHALRREVWALLLGYHTYDSTYAERECLRYNKKLEYETIKRQWQSISPEQAKRFTKFRERKGLIDKDVVRTDRSLSFYDGDDNPNVNVLGDILLTYSFYNFDLGYCQGMSDLLSPIFFVMEDESESFWCFVALMERLGPNFNRDQSGMHSQLFALSKLVELLDSPLHNYFKQNDCLNYFFCFRWILIQFKREFEYEKTMRLWEVLWTHYLSEHLHLYACVAILKRYRNKIMGEQMDFDTLLKFINELSGHIDLDAILRDAEALCICAGENGAASIPPGTPPSLPLGNENGLLYPQQDEVL, encoded by the exons ATGCAAGAAACAGAGCTCCACGATTTATCTGACGACGCAGATTACGCTGCTTCTATACAGCAA GGATCGGCGAGTGTCATGATGAGGAGCAATAGCAGTAAGCGAAGCTCGTCCAGCGAACCAGAAGGCGCCGAAGTTGTGTATTTGAAGGATAACGTGGCGATTCATCCAACTCAGTTCGCATCTGAGAGAATTAGTGGAAGATTGAAACTTATAAAGCAAGGTTCCTCTCTCTTTATG ACATGGATTCCATACAAAGGACAAACCTCGAACGCGAGATTGTCTGAGAAAG ATAGGAATCTTTACACCATAAGGGCTGTGCCTTTTACAGACGTCCGTTCCATTCGTCGACACACTCCAACTCTTGGGTGGCAGTACATAATTGTCGTTTTGTCATCAG GACTTGCATTTCCTCCTCTTTACTTCTACAATGGAGGAGTCAAAGAGTTCCTTGCTACAATAAAGCAACATGTTTTTATTGTCAG GTCATTGGAAGATGCAAATGTATTTCTGGTCAATGATTTCCAAAATCCTCTGCAG AGAACTTTGTCATCTTTGGAGCTTCCCAGGGCCATTCCTATGGCAAGTGGGGCATCTGCATTTGCTTCAGTTGGTGGATCTCCACCTTATGAAAACCAGGAGAGCGCTGATTGGGATGCCAACAATGAAAGTTCTAGCATTTCTCAAAATGTCAGGAGGCAGAGGCAAAAGAGCAATGATCCTGCTCGAGATCTCTCAATCCAAGTATTGGAAAAATTCTCTCTTGTAACCAGATTTGCTCGAGAAACAACTTCACAACTGTTCCGTGAAAATCAAAACAATGGATTTGGTGCAGTTGAAAGGAAAAACTATAGCCATTCTTCCCTCGATATCCCTCAAAGGGTACCGAAGGACCCAGAGGAAGTGCCTAATCAAAGTCCTGTACCCTCAGATCCTCTAGAG TTTGACAAGCTGACACTTGTATGGGGAAAACCACGACAACCACCCTTGGGTTCTAAAGAG TGGGCTTCTTTCTTGGATTCTGAAGGACGAGTTATGGATTCTAAAGCTTTAAGAAAGAGAATATTCTATGGAGGAGTTGAGCACGCGTTAAGGAGAGAG GTCTGGGCGCTTCTGTTGGGATATCATACATATGATTCAACATATGCAGAAAGGGAATGCCTTCGGTACAATAAAAAGTTGGAGTATGAAACCATAAAAAGACAATGGCAG AGTATCTCTCCTGAACAGGCAAAGAGATTTACAAAATTTAGGGAAAGGAAGGGCCTTATAGACAAAGATGTG GTGAGGACTGATAGATCACTTTCTTTCTATGATGGAGATGACAATCCAAATGTGAATGTTTTAGGTGATATACTATTGACATACTCATTCTATAACTTTGATCTTGGCTACTGTCAG GGTATGAGTGATTTACTGTCTCCAATTTTCTTTGTGATGGAGGATGAATCAGAATCATTTTGGTGTTTTGTGGCACTGATGGAACGTCTTGGACCCAACTTCAATCGTGATCAAAGTGGCATGCACTCTCAACTTTTTGCGTTATCTAAG CTGGTAGAGTTACTAGACAGTCCATTGCATAACTATTTCAAGCAGAATGATTGCTTGAATTACTTCTTTTGTTTCCGCTGGATTCTAATACAATTTAAAAG AGAATTTGAATATGAGAAAACTATGCGTCTGTGGGAGGTATTGTGGACACACTATTTGTCTGAACACCTGCATCTGTATGCATGTGTTGCAATCTTGAAGCGATATCGCAACAAGATAATGGGAGAGCAGATGGACTTTGACACGCTCTTGAAGTTCATCAATGAGCTGAGTGGCCATATTGACCTTGATGCAATCCTCAGGGATGCAGAGGCTTTGTGCATATGTGCTGGTGAGAATGGTGCTGCTTCTATCCCACCTGGAACTCCACCTTCATTGCCTCTTGGGAACGAGAATGGTTTATTATATCCTCAACAGGATGAAGTATTGTAA
- the LOC110635637 gene encoding transcription factor MYB82 isoform X1 has protein sequence MENKQVKPPIKKGLWKPEEDLILKTYVETHGEGNWATVSEKSGLMRGGKSCRLRWKNYLRPNIKRGGMSQEEEDLIIRMHKLLGNRWSLAYPLFLTCRWSLIAGRLPGRTDNEVKNYWNTHLNKRCHTGERKTTDPGNHKNGNDDKYKNKRQRNSHPTSNTSPKSNPEELDGKKKEKEESTVSDTWIQNAQSMNYYMESPTVPASSDAFVFNNDPFIACWDSFVLLELFGYNDKMYSQVDLETFMP, from the exons ATGGAAAATAAACAAGTGAAGCCACCGATCAAGAAAGGTTTATGGAAACCAGAGGAGGACTTGATCCTCAAGACTTACGTAGAGACTCATGGAGAAGGCAACTGGGCTACAGTGTCTGAAAAATCAG GTTTGATGAGAGGTGGGAAGAGTTGCAGATTGCGATGGAAGAATTACTTGAGACCCAATATCAAACGCGGTGGGATGTCTCAAGAGGAAGAAGACCTTATCATTAGGATGCATAAACTTCTTGGCAACCG ATGGTCACTTGCATATCCACTTTTTCTTACATGTAGATGGTCACTTATTGCCGGTCGACTGCCCGGTCGGACGGACAATGAGGTGAAAAACTACTGGAATACCCATTTGAACAAGAGATGCCATACTGGCGAAAGAAAGACCACCGATCCCGGCAACCATAAGAATGGCAACGATGACAAGTACAAGAACAAGAGGCAACGAAATTCTCATCCTACTAGCAACACTAGTCCAAAAAGCAACCCAGAAGAATTGGATGGaaagaagaaagagaaagaggAGAGCACTGTTAGCGATACTTGGATACAGAATGCACAAAGCATGAACTATTACATGGAATCTCCAACAGTTCCGGCCAGCAGTGATGCATTTGTCTTCAACAACGATCCATTTATTGCTTGCTGGGATTCCTTTGTTTTGCTTGAATTATTCGGCTATAATGATAAGATGTATTCACAGGTGGACCTGGAAACATTCATGCCATAG
- the LOC110635637 gene encoding transcription factor MYB82 isoform X2 — MENKQVKPPIKKGLWKPEEDLILKTYVETHGEGNWATVSEKSGLMRGGKSCRLRWKNYLRPNIKRGGMSQEEEDLIIRMHKLLGNRWSLIAGRLPGRTDNEVKNYWNTHLNKRCHTGERKTTDPGNHKNGNDDKYKNKRQRNSHPTSNTSPKSNPEELDGKKKEKEESTVSDTWIQNAQSMNYYMESPTVPASSDAFVFNNDPFIACWDSFVLLELFGYNDKMYSQVDLETFMP; from the exons ATGGAAAATAAACAAGTGAAGCCACCGATCAAGAAAGGTTTATGGAAACCAGAGGAGGACTTGATCCTCAAGACTTACGTAGAGACTCATGGAGAAGGCAACTGGGCTACAGTGTCTGAAAAATCAG GTTTGATGAGAGGTGGGAAGAGTTGCAGATTGCGATGGAAGAATTACTTGAGACCCAATATCAAACGCGGTGGGATGTCTCAAGAGGAAGAAGACCTTATCATTAGGATGCATAAACTTCTTGGCAACCG ATGGTCACTTATTGCCGGTCGACTGCCCGGTCGGACGGACAATGAGGTGAAAAACTACTGGAATACCCATTTGAACAAGAGATGCCATACTGGCGAAAGAAAGACCACCGATCCCGGCAACCATAAGAATGGCAACGATGACAAGTACAAGAACAAGAGGCAACGAAATTCTCATCCTACTAGCAACACTAGTCCAAAAAGCAACCCAGAAGAATTGGATGGaaagaagaaagagaaagaggAGAGCACTGTTAGCGATACTTGGATACAGAATGCACAAAGCATGAACTATTACATGGAATCTCCAACAGTTCCGGCCAGCAGTGATGCATTTGTCTTCAACAACGATCCATTTATTGCTTGCTGGGATTCCTTTGTTTTGCTTGAATTATTCGGCTATAATGATAAGATGTATTCACAGGTGGACCTGGAAACATTCATGCCATAG